A window of the Chryseobacterium arthrosphaerae genome harbors these coding sequences:
- the infB gene encoding translation initiation factor IF-2, which translates to MPKIRLNKAVKEFNISMSRLVEFLQSKGFEVESNPNAQLEESAYSALEAEFAKDGEQRKASHEVVITKVPEEKLEIEEKKTPEVIRAKANKPETRILGKIDLEPKKPEVEETPAAPVAPVATPVEEKKEEIVKEEQPEVKAAPEKQEFKVLDKIDLSQIESRNRPVKKDKPKMEEKKEEVKPVEPVKETPKPAVAEEKKVETPKVEAEPESQEPQKIETVYQKLDGPKIVGEKIDLTQFAPKPGAGAKKKRKRIEKPGGGQNNQGQGGNNQNSGNNQGGQGGNRQHNNNGGQGGNRQGQGGQGNRPQGQGGQGGNRFGNNQGGQGGNRQGGQGGGFKKGGQNNRPGQRVMPVELTDEQVKNQIKETLEKLTNKGGKSKSAKHRKDKRTFRREQDERQQELEAQDRTLKVTEFITVGELASLMNVSPTEVISACFSLGVMVTMNQRLEADTLLLVADEFGYKIEFSDADLEDTDAEDEIDTEESLVSRAPVVTVMGHVDHGKTSLLDYIRKTNVIAGESGGITQHIGAYNVKLENGQRITFLDTPGHEAFTAMRARGAQITDIAIIVIAADDDVMPQTKEAIAHAQAAGVPMIIAINKVDKPNANPDNIRQQLSGLNPPVLVEEWGGNVQAQEISAKFGNNVDVLLEKVLLQAEMLELKANPDRSANGVVIEASLDKGRGYVATMLVQTGTLRVGDYVVAGKNHGKVKALLDERGKNLAEAGPSIPATILGLDGAPTAGDKFRVYTDESEGKAIANKREQLQRELSIRTKKHTTLEELGRRIALGEFKELNIILKGDVDGSVEALSDQLQRLSTEEISVKILHSGVGQITESDINLAAASDAIIIGFNVRAGANAKELADREEIEIRTYSVIYKAIDEVKEAMEGMLSPEIQEQVIGNVEIREVFKISKVGSIAGCMVLTGKVTRQSKVRLLRDGIVKFDGELESLKRFKDDVKEVTKGYECGLNLKGYNDIEIGDILEVYEEVAVKKKLK; encoded by the coding sequence ATGCCAAAAATTAGATTAAATAAAGCGGTTAAGGAATTCAACATTTCGATGTCCAGATTAGTAGAGTTTTTACAGTCAAAGGGTTTCGAGGTTGAAAGCAATCCTAACGCTCAATTGGAAGAATCGGCATATTCTGCATTGGAGGCTGAGTTTGCTAAAGACGGCGAACAAAGAAAGGCTTCCCATGAGGTGGTGATCACTAAAGTTCCGGAAGAAAAACTGGAAATTGAAGAGAAGAAAACCCCTGAAGTGATAAGAGCTAAAGCAAATAAACCAGAAACTAGAATTTTAGGTAAAATAGACTTAGAGCCTAAGAAACCTGAAGTTGAAGAAACTCCTGCAGCTCCTGTGGCACCTGTGGCTACACCGGTTGAAGAGAAGAAAGAAGAAATTGTGAAAGAAGAGCAACCGGAAGTAAAAGCAGCTCCTGAAAAACAGGAATTTAAAGTTTTGGATAAAATTGATTTGTCTCAAATAGAATCTAGAAACAGACCTGTGAAAAAAGACAAACCAAAAATGGAGGAGAAAAAAGAAGAAGTAAAACCAGTGGAACCAGTGAAAGAAACTCCAAAGCCAGCTGTAGCGGAAGAGAAAAAAGTGGAAACTCCAAAAGTTGAGGCTGAGCCTGAATCGCAGGAACCACAGAAAATTGAGACGGTATATCAGAAACTTGACGGTCCGAAGATCGTAGGTGAAAAGATCGACCTTACTCAGTTTGCTCCAAAACCAGGTGCTGGTGCAAAAAAGAAAAGAAAGAGAATTGAAAAACCAGGCGGAGGTCAGAATAACCAGGGCCAGGGTGGAAACAATCAAAACTCTGGAAATAATCAAGGTGGACAAGGTGGAAACCGTCAGCACAATAATAACGGTGGACAAGGCGGAAACCGTCAGGGCCAGGGTGGACAAGGAAACCGTCCACAAGGTCAGGGAGGTCAAGGTGGAAACCGTTTCGGAAATAACCAGGGTGGCCAGGGCGGAAACCGTCAGGGTGGTCAAGGTGGTGGCTTCAAAAAAGGAGGCCAGAACAACAGACCTGGACAAAGAGTTATGCCGGTTGAATTAACTGATGAACAAGTTAAAAATCAGATCAAGGAAACCTTAGAAAAGCTTACTAATAAAGGAGGTAAATCTAAATCTGCAAAACACAGAAAGGATAAAAGAACTTTCCGTAGAGAACAGGACGAACGTCAGCAGGAGCTTGAAGCGCAAGACAGAACGCTTAAAGTAACCGAATTCATCACAGTAGGTGAATTGGCCAGTTTGATGAACGTTTCTCCAACTGAAGTAATCTCTGCCTGTTTCTCACTTGGCGTCATGGTAACCATGAACCAGAGACTGGAAGCTGATACCTTATTATTGGTAGCAGATGAATTCGGTTATAAAATTGAGTTCTCTGATGCAGATCTTGAAGATACAGATGCAGAAGATGAAATCGATACTGAAGAAAGCTTAGTGTCAAGAGCCCCTGTAGTTACTGTAATGGGACACGTTGACCACGGTAAAACTTCATTACTGGATTATATCAGAAAAACGAACGTAATTGCAGGTGAGTCCGGAGGGATTACCCAGCATATCGGTGCTTATAATGTGAAACTGGAAAACGGTCAGAGAATTACATTCTTAGATACACCGGGTCACGAAGCCTTTACGGCGATGAGAGCAAGAGGTGCTCAGATCACAGATATTGCGATTATCGTAATTGCTGCCGATGATGATGTGATGCCACAGACAAAAGAGGCAATTGCTCACGCACAGGCTGCGGGAGTGCCAATGATTATCGCGATCAACAAAGTAGATAAGCCGAATGCAAACCCTGACAATATCCGTCAGCAGTTATCAGGTTTAAATCCGCCGGTTCTTGTAGAAGAATGGGGAGGAAATGTGCAGGCGCAGGAAATTTCAGCGAAGTTTGGTAATAATGTAGATGTATTGCTGGAGAAAGTTTTATTACAGGCAGAAATGCTTGAATTGAAAGCTAATCCTGATCGTTCGGCAAATGGAGTGGTTATCGAAGCATCTTTAGATAAAGGAAGAGGATATGTAGCAACAATGTTGGTACAAACCGGGACCTTAAGAGTCGGAGATTATGTAGTAGCAGGTAAAAACCACGGTAAAGTAAAAGCATTGCTTGATGAAAGAGGGAAAAACCTTGCGGAAGCAGGTCCTTCAATTCCTGCAACAATCTTAGGTCTGGACGGAGCACCTACAGCAGGGGATAAATTCCGTGTTTATACCGACGAAAGTGAAGGTAAGGCTATTGCCAATAAGAGAGAACAGCTACAGAGAGAACTTTCTATCAGAACGAAGAAACACACAACCCTTGAAGAATTGGGTAGACGTATTGCTTTAGGAGAATTCAAAGAATTGAATATTATCCTTAAAGGTGACGTGGATGGTTCTGTTGAAGCACTTTCTGATCAGTTACAAAGATTGTCAACAGAAGAAATCAGCGTGAAAATCCTTCACTCAGGGGTAGGACAGATCACTGAATCTGATATCAACTTAGCGGCAGCATCAGATGCCATCATCATCGGATTCAACGTAAGAGCCGGTGCGAATGCAAAAGAACTTGCAGACCGTGAGGAAATTGAGATCAGAACATACTCTGTAATCTATAAAGCTATCGATGAAGTAAAAGAAGCGATGGAAGGAATGCTTTCTCCGGAAATTCAGGAGCAGGTAATTGGTAACGTTGAGATCCGTGAAGTATTCAAGATTTCTAAAGTGGGTTCAATTGCCGGATGTATGGTTCTTACCGGAAAAGTTACAAGACAGTCGAAAGTACGTCTGTTGAGAGACGGAATCGTGAAATTCGATGGAGAATTGGAAAGCTTGAAGCGTTTCAAAGATGATGTGAAGGAAGTAACAAAAGGTTACGAATGTGGATTGAACCTGAAAGGGTATAACGATATCGAAATCGGAGATATTCTTGAAGTTTACGAAGAAGTAGCAGTTAAGAAAAAGTTGAAATAA